A genome region from Arachis duranensis cultivar V14167 chromosome 6, aradu.V14167.gnm2.J7QH, whole genome shotgun sequence includes the following:
- the LOC107491976 gene encoding basic endochitinase: MVLDINYCHIMGSNEAPNISNSIILVLVALVSVTNGGDIVVYWGQDGREGSLSATCNSGLYKTVNIAFLSAFGGGTQPQLNLANHCNPASNGCLSLNKDIKNCQARGIQVLLSIGGGAPGYSLSSSKDATNLANYIWNNFLGGKSNSRPFGNVVLDGVDFDIELGGGASFYIVLAKTFSNLSKGGQKVYLSAAPQCPFPDKQLNGALSTGLFDYVWIQFYNNGPCEFDANNPRKFQRSWNQWTSSIRAGKLYVGFPASPSQSAAGSGYVPPQVLMNRVLPFVKKSSIYGGVMLWDRFNDLQTGYSRNIKPSV; the protein is encoded by the exons ATGGTGTTGGACATCAACTATTGCCACATAATGGGAAGTAATGAAGCACCTaacatttcaaattcaattatattGGTGTTAGTAGCTTTGGTCTCCGTTACAAATGGCGGAGACATAGTAGTTTATTGGGGCCAAGACGGTAGAGAAGGTTCACTAAGTGCCACATGCAACTCTGGACTGTACAAAACTGTCAACATAGCATTCCTTTCTGCATTTGGAGGTGGCACTCAACCGCAGCTAAACCTAGCAAACCATTGCAACCCCGCATCAAATGGCTGCCTGAGTTTGAACAAAGACATAAAGAACTGCCAGGCAAGAGGCATCCAGGTCTTGCTCTCCATCGGAGGCGGAGCCCCTGGATACTCCTTGTCCTCCTCCAAGGACGCTACAAACTTAGCAAACTACATCTGGAATAACTTTCTGGGTGGAAAATCCAACTCTAGACCTTTTGGTAATGTTGTGCTGGATGGTGTCGATTTTGACATTGAACTTGGTGGTGGTGCATCCTTCTATATCGTGCTGGCTAAAACATTCTCCAATCTCAGCAAAG GTGGACAGAAAGTTTACCTAAGCGCTGCACCACAGTGTCCCTTCCCGGATAAGCAGCTGAATGGGGCATTGTCAACGGGGCTATTTGACTATGTTTGGATACAGTTTTACAACAATGGTCCTTGTGAGTTTGATGCCAATAATCCCAGAAAGTTCCAGAGGTCGTGGAACCAGTGGACCTCATCCATAAGGGCAGGGaagttgtatgttgggtttccCGCGTCACCATCGCAGTCGGCGGCGGGTAGTGGCTATGTGCCACCACAGGTGCTCATGAATCGAGTCTTGCCTTTTGTTAAGAAATCAAGCATTTATGGAGGAGTCATGCTATGGGACAGGTTCAATGATCTTCAAACAGGGTATAGCAGGAATATCAAGCCCAGTGTTTAA
- the LOC107491975 gene encoding protein ABIL1: protein MVMEQQRATTFDEVSMERSKNFVFALQELKNLRPQLYSAAEYCEKSYLNSDHKQMVLDNLKDYAVRALVNAVDHLGTVAYKLTDLLDQQTLDVSTMDLKISTLNQRLVTCKIYTDKEGLRQQQLLAFIPRHHKHYILPNHVNKKVHFSPRSKMDSRQHKIQTRNRLQSSGTPVAKTLSWHLASETKSTLKKRTSHASANTKDPNFSAKTSGVFHLLDNEERTRTKPSAAQTQLPNGIPNYTTATQTTGVMGRDAFEGSKPTTGFRSFDIRNQPETLQVPNRSKSVLSAFFVKQKMPKLKTGSIS from the exons ATGGTGATGGAGCAGCAGAGGGCCACCACATTCGACGAAGTGTCAATGGAGCGAAGCAAGAACTTCGTCTTCGCCTTGCAG GAACTGAAGAACCTGAGGCCGCAACTTTATTCTGCTGCCGAATACTGTGAAAAGTCTTATCTCAATAGTGATCACAAACAAAT GGTGCTTGATAACTTGAAAGATTATGCTGTAAGAGCCCTTGTGAATGCCGTTGATCATCTTGGAACCGTTGCTTACAAGTTAACTGACCTTCTTGACCAGCAAACATTGGATGTCTCAACCATGGACTTGAAGATATCTACTCTGAATCAG agacttgtTACATGCAAAATTTACACCGACAAGGAAGGTCTACGGCAACAGCAGTTGTTGGCTTTCATTCCTAGACACCATAAACACTATATTTTGCCGA ATCATGTCAATAAAAAGGTACATTTCAGTCCACGCAGCAAGATGGATTCAAGACAACATAAAATTCAAACCAGAAATCGTCTTCAATCTTCAG GTACCCCTGTGGCAAAGACCCTTTCATGGCATTTAGCATCAGAAACTAAGTCTACCTTGAAAAAACGGACATCCCATGCTTCAGCAAA CACGAAGGACCCAAATTTTTCTGCCAAGACATCTGGAGTTTTTCACCTTTTAG ATAATGAAGAGCGTACACGGACGAAACCTTCTGCAGCACAAACTCAATTACCAAATGGAATTCCTAATTATACTACAGCCACCCAGACTACAGGTGTCATGGGCAGG GATGCATTTGAGGGTTCCAAACCCACGACAGGTTTCAGGTCATTTGACATTCGAAATCAGCCGGAGACGCTCCAAGTTCCCAATCGCAGCAAAAGTGTGCTATCCGCTTTCTTTGTTAAGCAGAAGATGCCTAAATTGAAGACTGGATCCATATCATGA
- the LOC107491977 gene encoding uncharacterized protein LOC107491977 encodes MTMALVIHSSEMFIAPKFPCNPNPNPIKFHSFKPVAVGSSARGLKAFCQVKDCAVLELEQNLRLYGEFSGAVKLGRKEEEEEKQKYYVNMGYAIRTLREDFPQIFFKEPSFDVYRDDIVFKDPLNTFVGIQKYKSLLWALRFHGRIFFRALSIDVISVWQPVESVIMVRWSVHGILRIPWESRGRFDGTSEYKLDRKGKIYEHRVDNIAPNTPHHKFGVLRVEELIQSIGCPSTPKPTYFETSSSTNRT; translated from the exons ATGACCATGGCACTCGTTATCCATTCCTCTGAAATGTTCATTGCCCCAAAATTTCCGTGTAATCCGAATCCAAACCCTATCAAATTCCACAGCTTTAAGCCCGTGGCAGTTGGGTCAAGTGCAAGAGGATTAAAAGCTTTTTGTCAAGTGAAGGATTGTGCGGTTTTGGAATTGGAACAGAATTTGAGGTTGTACGGTGAGTTCTCGGGTGCTGTGAAGTTGGggaggaaagaagaagaggaggaaaagCAGAAGTACTACGTGAATATGGGATATGCCATCCGAACTCTGAGGGAAGATTTtccccaaatcttcttcaaggAACCTAGCTTCGATGTCTACAG GGATGATATTGTATTTAAAGATCCTTTGAATACCTTTGTTGGCATCCAGAAATACAAATCGCTGTTGTGGGCATTACGATTTCATGGCAGAATATTTTTCCGAGCTTTGTCGATTGACGTAATCAGTGTGTGGCAGCCTGTTGAGAGTGTGATCATGGTTCGGTGGAGTGTTCACGGGATTCTGCGAATTCCATGGGAGAGTCGTGGTAGGTTTGATGGGACCTCTGAGTACAAACTTGACAGGAAAGGCAAGATTTATGAGCACCGGGTTGACAACATTGCTCCAAATACACCTCATCATAAATTTGGAGTGCTAAGAGTGGAAGAATTGATTCAATCTATTGGCTGCCCCtccaccccaaaaccaacctaTTTTGAAACATCGTCATCTACAAATAGAACTTGA
- the LOC107491783 gene encoding hevamine-A-like, translated as MATTYIPIFSMVIFILTVGSDAGGISIYWGQNGNEGTLAETCATGNYEYVNIAFLYSFGNGRIPRLNLAGHCDPYSNNGCTNLSADIKQCQAKGIRVMLSIGGGPGGYTLASTEDARQLATFLWNNFLGGQSSTRPLGEAVLDGIDFDIEGGTNQHWDELARYLSGYNNKGKKVYLTAAPQCPFPDAWLGNALQTGLFDYVWVQFYKNPPCQYSSGGIANLENAWKQWTTQVPATKIFLGLPAAPQAAGGGFISPSNLTSEVLPVIKGATKYGGVMLWSKYYDDQTGYSSSINGQV; from the coding sequence ATGGCAACAACTTATATACCAATTTTCTCAATGGTGATATTCATCCTAACAGTGGGATCTGATGCTGGGGGAATTTCCATTTATTGGGGTCAGAATGGAAATGAAGGTACCTTGGCAGAAACTTGTGCCACAGGAAACTATGAGTATGTGAACATTGCTTTTCTTTACAGTTTCGGCAATGGACGAATTCCCAGGCTAAACCTTGCAGGCCATTGTGATCCATACAGCAACAATGGCTGCACGAATTTAAGCGCCGACATAAAGCAGTGTCAAGCCAAAGGCATCAGAGTTATGCTTTCAATTGGAGGAGGACCTGGAGGCTACACCCTTGCATCAACAGAGGATGCTAGGCAACTTGCCACTTTCCTTTGGAATAACTTCTTGGGAGGACAGTCATCGACACGTCCACTAGGCGAGGCTGTTTTGGATGGCATTGACTTTGACATTGAAGGAGGAACAAACCAACATTGGGATGAGCTTGCAAGGTATCTTTCAGGatacaacaacaaaggcaagaaggTTTACTTGACTGCAGCACCTCAATGTCCTTTCCCTGATGCATGGCTTGGAAATGCCCTTCAGACCGGTCTTTTCGACTATGTTTGGGTTCAATTCTACAAAAATCCTCCATGTCAGTACTCTTCTGGAGGCATTGCCAATCTTGAGAATGCATGGAAGCAATGGACTACACAAGTACCTGCCACTAAAATATTCTTAGGCCTCCCAGCAGCACCACAGGCAGCTGGAGGAGGCTTCATTTCGCCAAGTAACCTGACATCAGAAGTACTTCCGGTAATTAAGGGTGCCACAAAGTATGGGGGTGTCATGTTGTGGTCCAAGTACTACGACGATCAAACTGGATATAGTTCATCCATAAATGGCCAAGTCTAG
- the LOC107491978 gene encoding germin-like protein subfamily 1 member 7, translating to MKAIYFLVGLLALASSFASAYDPSPLQDFCVALNDTQNAVFVNGNICRDPKVVVAEDFFKHVDLGNVVNKLGSNVTPVSVNELPGLNTLGISLARLDFAPKGLIPPHTHPRATEILTVLEGTLFVGFVTSNQNNTNRLFTKVLNKGDVFVFPIGLIHFQFNVGYGNAVAISGLSSQNPGVITIANAVFGSTPPISPEVLTKAFQVDKKVINYLEKQF from the exons ATGAAAGCAATCTACTTCCTTGTTGGTTTGTTGGCTTTGGCATCCTCTTTTGCATCAGCCTATGATCCCAGTCCACTGCAAGATTTCTGTGTGGCTCTCAATGACACCCAAAATGCTG tATTTGTGAATGGAAACATTTGCAGAGATCCTAAAGTTGTAGTAGCTGAAGATTTCTTCAAGCATGTAGATCTTGGGAATGTTGTCAACAAACTTGGCTCAAACGTGACTCCTGTCAGTGTTAACGAACTACCCGGACTTAACACACTCGGCATATCACTTGCTCGCCTAGATTTTGCACCTAAGGGTTTAATCCCTCCTCACACTCACCCTCGAGCCACAGAGATTTTGACTGTTCTTGAAGGCACTCTCTTTGTTGGATTTGTCACTTCCAATCAAAACAACACCAACCGTCTTTTTACTAAAGTgctcaacaagggtgatgtgtTTGTGTTCCCAATTGGTCTCATTCATTTCCAATTCAACGTCGGTTATGGCAACGCTGTTGCTATTTCTGGACTTAGCAGTCAGAATCCAGGTGTTATCACAATTGCAAATGCTGTTTTTGGATCCACTCCACCTATTTCTCCTGAAGTTTTGACTAAAGCTTTTCAAGTGgataaaaaagtaattaactACCTTGAAAAACAGTTCTGA
- the LOC107491979 gene encoding uncharacterized protein LOC107491979, with product MTQLLPCFGGHMATHSLALTNASQTVAEQPLIIRQEQPLVIGQEFPDVETCRRTLKDIAIAMHFDLRIVKSDRSRFIAKCSKEGCPWRVHVAKCPGVSTFTIRTLHGDHTCEGVRNLHHQQASVGWVARSVEARIRDNPQYKPREILQDIRDQHGVAVSYMQAWRGKERSMAALHGTFEEGYRLLPAYCEQIRKTNPGSIASVVATGQENCFQRLFISYRASIYGFINACRPLLELDRAHLKGKFLGSLLCAAAVDADDALFPLAIAIVDTESDENWMWFMSELRKLLGVNTDNMPRLTILSERQRGIVEAVETHFPTASHGFCLRYVSENFRDTFKNTKLVNIFWNAVYALTAAEFESKISEMIEISQDVIPWFQHFPPHLWAVAYFEGVRYGHFTLGVTELLYNWALECHELPIVQMMEHIRQQMVSWFNDRQDTGMRYTSILVPSAEKRIMEAIADAHCYQVLRANEVEFEIVSTERTNIVDIRSRECSCRRWQLYGLPCAHAAAALISCGHNAHMFAEPCFTVQSYRMTYSQTINPIPDKSEWRELGEGAEGGGARVDIMIRPPKTRRPPGRPKKKVLRVENFKRPKRVVQCGRCHMLGHSQKKCTMPI from the coding sequence ATGACACAGCTCCTTCCTTGTTTTGGTGGACATATGGCTACTCATTCTTTAGCATTAACTAATGCTTCTCAGACTGTAGCAGAACAACCGTTAATCATTAGGCAAGAACAACCATTAGTCATTGGGCAAGAGTTTCCAGATGTAGAAACTTGCCGAAGAACATTGAAAGATATTGCCATAGCTATGCATTTTGACCTTCGGATAGTTAAGTCAGATCGCAGTCGTTTTATAGCAAAATGCTCCAAAGAAGGGTGTCCATGGCGTGTTCATGTTGCAAAATGTCCTGGGGTTTCTACTTTTACTATTAGAACCCTACATGGAGACCATACTTGTGAGGGAGTTCGCAACCTTCATCATCAGCAGGCATCAGTAGGTTGGGTTGCAAGATCTGTAGAAGCGCGCATACGAGACAATCCACAATACAAGCCAAGGGAAATACTGCAAGATATCCGTGATCAGCATGGAGTTGCTGTTTCTTACATGCAAGCTTGGCGTGGGAAGGAGCGGAGCATGGCTGCACTTCATGGAACATTTGAAGAAGGTTATCGTCTTCTCCCTGCATACTGTGAGCAAATAAGGAAAACCAACCCTGGTAGCATTGCATCTGTTGTTGCCACTGGACAAGAAAACTGTTTTCAGCGCCTGTTTATTTCTTACCGTGCATCAATTTATGGGTTTATAAATGCTTGTAGGCCACTTTTAGAGCTTGACAGAGCACATCTTAAAGGGAAGTTCTTGGGTTCATTGCTTTGTGCTGCTGCTGTTGATGCTGATGATGCATTGTTTCCCTTGGCCATTGCTATTGTTGATACTGAAAGTGATGAAAACTGGATGTGGTTCATGTCGGAATTGCGAAAGCTTCTTGGAGTAAACACTGACAACATGCCTAGACTGACAATATTATCTGAAAGGCAAAGAGGCATTGTGGAGGCTGTAGAAACACATTTTCCCACTGCTTCCCATGGTTTCTGTCTACGCTATGTTAGCGAAAATTTTCGCGATACATTCAAAAATACAAAGTTGGTGAATATCTTCTGGAATGCTGTCTATGCCCTTACAGCTGCTGAATTTGAAAGCAAGATTAGTGAGATGATAGAAATCTCGCAGGATGTTATACCTTGGTTTCAACACTTTCCTCCCCATCTTTGGGCTGTGGCATACTTTGAGGGTGTTCGATATGGCCATTTTACTCTTGGGGTAACTGAATTGCTGTACAACTGGGCCCTTGAATGTCATGAGCTTCCTATAGTGCAGATGATGGAACACATCCGGCAGCAGATGGTGTCTTGGTTTAATGATCGGCAAGATACGGGCATGAGGTATACATCAATCCTTGTACCCTCGGCTGAGAAGCGGATTATGGAAGCAATTGCTGATGCTCATTGCTATCAAGTACTCCGGGCAAATGAAGTTGAGTTTGAGATTGTCTCAACTGAGAGGACCAACATTGTGGATATAAGAAGCCGTGAGTGTTCTTGTCGTCGATGGCAGCTTTATGGTTTACCTTGTGCCCATGCTGCTGCTGCCCTTATATCTTGTGGACACAATGCCCATATGTTTGCCGAACCATGCTTCACTGTACAAAGTTACAGAATGACCTATTCACAGACAATAAATCCCATTCCAGATAAGAGTGAATGGAGAGAACTTGGGGAAGGAGCAGAAGGTGGAGGTGCAAGGGTTGATATTATGATTCGCCCACCAAAGACTCGCCGACCACCTGGAAGGCCAAAAAAGAAGGTTCTACGAGTGGAGAACTTTAAGCGACCCAAAAGGGTAGTTCAATGTGGTCGCTGCCATATGTTAGGACACTCTCAAAAGAAGTGCACAATGCCCATTTGA
- the LOC107491980 gene encoding putative F-box protein PP2-B12, translated as MIMVAKAVEPKRVMEFDNLPEGCIANVLSFTTPRDASALSVVSSSFRSAAQSDLVWERFLPSDYLSILSQSQFPHLSSKKDLFFHLCHKPLLVDSGKKSFALDKKYGKKCYMLSARSLSIVWGDSPRYWRWISLPDTRFSEVAELVSVCWLEIRGWINTAMLSEDTMYGAYLVYKPSLMGRSYGFDYQPVEVTVGIAGESDPPKRTVYLDAEKPQGQSMRQIIPRRSRRRYRLMADVEEPAPLPPPPSPEPSVESVPDCKGGSECPKKRDDGWWEIELGEFFNKGCEDREMEMAVYEVKSGDWKGGLVVQGIEIRSKFNPINSIKSN; from the exons ATGATAATGGTAGCAAAGGCGGTAGAGCCAAAGAGAGTAATGGAGTTTGATAACCTTCCAGAAGGATGCATTGCAAATGTGCTATCCTTCACGACTCCTCGCGACGCCTCCGCCCTTTCAGTGGTTTCCTCCTCCTTCCGCTCCGCGGCCCAATCTGACCTCGTTTGGGAGAGGTTCCTCCCCTCCGATTACCTATCCATCCTCTCCCAATCGCAATTCCCTCATCTCTCTTCCAAGAAGGACCTGTTTTTCCATCTCTGCCACAAGCCCCTCCTCGTTGACTCCggcaaaaaa AGCTTTGCATTGGATAAGAAATACGGGAAGAAATGTTACATGCTCTCGGCTAGGTCTCTCTCTATTGTATGGGGAGATTCACCCAGGTACTGGAGATGGATTTCTCTTCCAGACACCAG GTTTTCGGAGGTAGCAGAACTTGTAAGTGTATGCTGGCTGGAAATTAGGGGGTGGATCAACACAGCCATGCTCTCTGAAGACACAATGTACGGAGCTTATCTTGTCTACAAGCCAAGCCTGATGGGTAGATCCTACGGTTTCGATTACCAGCCGGTTGAGGTCACCGTTGGCATCGCCGGAGAGTCCGATCCTCCAAAGCGAACTGTCTATTTGGACGCAGAAAAGCCCCAGGGGCAAAGTATGCGCCAAATTATTCCTCGCAGATCCCGTCGTCGTTATCGATTGATGGCCGACGTTGAAGAGCCAGCCCCACTGCCGCCACCGCCATCTCCTGAACCTTCTGTGGAGAGTGTTCCTGATTGCAAAGGTGGGAGTGAGTGTCCGAAGAAGAGAGATGACGGGTGGTGGGAGATTGAATTGGGCGAGTTCTTCAACAAAGGATGTGAAGACAGGGAAATGGAAATGGCTGTTTATGAAGTCAAGAGTGGCGATTGGAAGGGTGGGCTTGTCGTTCAAGGAATTGAAATAAGGTCTAAGTTCAACCCAATCaattcaatcaaatcaaattag